From the Cololabis saira isolate AMF1-May2022 chromosome 13, fColSai1.1, whole genome shotgun sequence genome, the window ggcagaactagaacaagcccatgatgaactcatagaaactctgcgtgtgtgtttgagtctgtgtaaatgtgacaaaacatgcaaaaaccaacatttttcccaaagaatcactcagtgatgtcatgagattgacccgtacgcggataaaagggataaaagaaaagtaacagctcaacgtagcctaatgtagcggagtaagagtaacagtttcttcttcacaaatctactcaagtaaatgtaaaaagtatagtgattcaaaactactcctaaaagtacaaaatttcccaaatcttactcaagtaaatgtaacggagtaaatgtaacttgttactacccacctctgtataTGAAGAAATACCCCAATCACAATTCCAGCTTCCTTTACCAAGGTTGCTGATCTTCTACTGCCTCTTCATTTTACCCCCAACTACTACCCCAGCCCTCATATCCACTGATATCCACTTTTTCTGCACAGGTTGATTTCTCACATCGAGACTACTGCTGcattcagatgaatctgaaatTCTGATGAACATGAAACTTTGTATAAACCTTTTCTTTATGATACTTTCTGGGAATGtgcattttacttcttttcaaaaagaaattagtgataaaaaatagatatatttagtttgaaaatgtattgaaacacaACAAGGTGAGATACAGGCAGTTCTATCCGCATGCGTGTATGTGACAGCATGATTTGACGGGGTGTTTTCATCTGCCAAATTGTGTTACCTGATATCTATGTGCTTCCACATAGCTATCATCAGGTAGGATGATTGGACACCTCGGCAGAGAAGTATGTCATTTCATCCTACGGGTAGGAGGATTTGTGGAGGTAGGACAACTGGACAGAACAGCGGCAGGATAAATGTGCTTCAGTGGCATCAAACAGGCCAAATGAGGAGGTTGAACGACCACAGGGCAACACGTTAGATGTTCACAGCTACAAATATCTTTGGATCCCACTGGTGTGGACTAAAGgggctgacacaccaagccgaaaatcggccgtcggtgagcgtcggtgctcgtctgtcgggctagtttccccggtgtgtcccgcacgtcgccacaggtcggccgcccgtcgggaacttttcagccgattcgacatgttgaatTGGCGTCGGCTGTCGGTCAAAcaactcactctgtgattggctgttcccagaatttcccagaatgcttttcgttgtcatttgcggactgaattaaaaaaaaaaacatttctagcgagaaataaatattttactttcataatattcactcagtgaatgtacataatcactcgcttgtctttttcaaaccgcgccagaataaaggctgatttatggttctgcgttacaccaacgcagaacctacggcgtaggttacgcggcgacgcgcgccgtacgccgtaccctacgccgtaccctacgccgtaccctacgccgtaggctctgcgtcgatttaacgtggaaccacaAATCAGCTCCGGAtccggcaggcagaaaatcccgaaattttcggagcaaattacttaacaggcgtagctacaattgttagatttcatctattaaaccaacatttatcttcctaaatgatttatttcagccagcagtaaTTCTACACAGAgttgtgtttgtctgttttgatcaGATCTGTTCTGGTcagagttttgtttgtctgcacttgtgttttctcaataaagctttgaaaaaaaagcgctgtccccctccttgagcccctgaatacagactaccactgcctgctggtatggaggggaattacctctcatgcatgcgcagaacctacgtgctagttcgccgtcgggtgttgtatttgcggtgtgtctagtgagcCCGACAGAGCCCGACTCACAGCCGACGCgagccgacacagcagtcggcagagagcggggggagtcgggttggtgtgtcaagGCCTTAAGAGGAGGCAGTGAGGAGGTCAGTCACAGCCAAATACCAGAGAAGATTAACAGAGCCCAAAGAGCCGGTGTTCTGTCTATCCATGCTACCCGTCCAGAACTGCTACTTTcaggttctgcgcatgcgcacactcgattttcaaagtttgattgccacgcccataatgtcttgcatcccttcagtccacgcattaagtgacgggagcattatttgataggatgttactggactatcaaatgatgctacccctgaaatattgatttaaaattgattatatgggatgttgagtattcaatccttcaaaatacactccccatgacatgaattgcattacactttgtgaacattatacgataaagagaaaaaaaaaccaattctatcgctttatttgatattcattcagtcattaacctttatttaaccaggcaggtcattaagaacattcttatttacaatgacggcctggcaagagacaaggaccacttgggggggaaggaagtggtttagggagtaaaacacagtaaaattgtagctctaaaaggtagaaaaccattaagtAGCATTTttttgatagggtagcaaaaaCCGATAGACAGACGCTATCGGTTTATGCGGTAGTAGCATTTTTcgacaaagcagcagaaatcgacagaacaccggTGAATgggaacaacagtccagcccatgGACTCCTTGCAAGTGTCCGGGTTCCCTGCTGCTGTGAAGAACTGGAAGCCACTGATGGGAGAACAAGCCAGCTGCTAACAATGCAGGAGGGTTTCAAATCCAGTCCAACACCAGACCTAATGAAGGAGGAAGGCACCAAACCCACCATCCAGGATGAAACGACAGATTCAGAAAATGCATCCTGAAGGTGGGCCCTAATGATGAACTCCTCAGTGAATGTCCCAAGCAGCAGAGATCCAATATGTAACACCAATTGAAAAAGTAGCTGAGATCAAGAAATTCCGCCTGTGGCTGGAAAAGGCTGGTCTGAACAACAGCACAGAGACATTAATCATAGCGGCGCAAGAACAGGCCAGGGTCCACCACACTAGAGCCGTGATGCCTCCAGTCCTGGAGAATGAAAGAGCAGAGACCCTGTGGCACTTCCAGACCCATACTGGTGATGGTTAACCAACCAAACATTGTGGAAATCCACACACTCTCTGAGAAAAGTAGTGGCATTAGATGTAGCTACTTTAGCAACAGCAACACCAGGAGGTACACGAGAAGCTGGAGAAAGATGTGTAAAGTGTAGAGTGGTTGTTCTAGGGAAGTGTCTCCTGCAGATCCCAGGAGCAACAACCTAGATCTCCGTCCACAAGTGGACAGTCTTGGGAACTGTAAAATGACCAAGTGGAACCCTTAAGTTCCCAGGCCTTTGGTAAAGGATGGTTTaatttctctctctgtctctctctctctctgtctctctgtgtgtgtgcgttgctAAGACTAATGCTGTATTGAGGAATTTTAGcaataatattatatttaaagAATTTTTATTAAGCTTCACGTTTCCACCTTTTAGTTTCATGAAATTCACCTACAtagccttttcttttctttccagaTGAGCAACATCTGTGTCCGTTCAGACTTTAAGTATAGTGTTTACTCAATATTAAGCAATGAAAATATCAAATATGTGAGCGAACCTTTTCTGCAATATAATCTCCCAGGAGAGGAGATAGTGGGCGTTGTGTACGTGGCCTTTATGTTATTGgtgaaatcaataaaaacaattgGTGTGGAGTTGACAGTGAGAGAAAAGTTACCGACTAACAAGAATAATTGGAACTCTGGTcaaatattgttttgtttgtgtaatTCTCCGTGCTTCATTTGAATCATTTGTAAATCTTAGTTTAACATTGTCCTTGTTTTACTTTCACCTTTCTAAGGATTGAAGCCATGGCCACCAGTGCAGGCAGCGGGCTGGAGGGCTTCAAGGCTCATTCTGTGTTCCAGGAAATCCAGAAGAAGCTTCAGGAGGTGACTGCTCTACACACAccacaaaacattcttattgTAGTACAAGAAAAttatcatattttattgtttgtagTGTCTGTTGTTTAGCCACTATTATtgaactctttttcttttttttttcgttctcATTCATTAACAAAACTTGTCGGTCCATCCAGTGGTGTTATTTCTATACACGTTAATCAGCTCAAGAGGACATATTCAGATCAAATAAATACTTTCAAGGTCATCCTGTCTTAATCATGAAACTTTGTGCTTTAAGTATTTATTCACGTGACTTCAGTTGTACAAAACTGATGAAATCTGAGGAATAGTTTGAGCTgttacaagttaaaaaaaagatagtTTATTTTCTCCCCAGAGATGCTCATTCAGGATCATCCTTTTTAATAATTGTGATTtcaattatattgttatattgtattaatttttgtaaatgtaaaaaaaaaaacattttgccaTAGTCAAGCAGACCTTTCTGAGTGTTTCCCTTTGGTTCATTAAATTatgagattattattattattaggggcCCTTAAGATGATTAATGTGAATTAGAAAGCAAACACATCTATGAAACACAAACGCTGTTGCATACCCATCTGATACACTTACAGACTTACCAGTAGGTGCTTTAATAtcaaaattcaaaaatacttttttcatCCCAGAAGGGAAATGAATTGTTGCAGTAGTCATGATGGAAGTCTCTTCAAAGAGTGATTGTAAAAGTTTCCTGCTGTGGGGAAgagtctcctgtagaggtctggagggggaagctcctgctgaagaccagctgggtggagcaggaaaagggagaaaTGAAAGAGAGAATTagtgtggttacatgcacatctaaatcaagctattggcaacaatctaattaaatattaaactgGACATTCAGACAAATTTGAGTATGGCCAAGAAGACAAtggattattgagtgaggtacAGCCCCTCCGGTGCTCCTGTGTTGCTGTctaccagcacaacaaactacaagaacaatggagatcAATGGTGGTGATAAGATACTTCTCATTAATAACTGACAAACAAGGACCAGGAGGTGAGgggtctatagcagcatatctaccaccaagccgtgtttgagactaactattatagtcttgtcaattcagcagaagtataaaaaaaataaaaataaagtacaaatgCTTTTGACTAAGTACATTTGAAATTACTTTTCTAGGAAGGGGAGCAGTTTGTGAAAAAAATTGGAGGAGTATTTGCCTTCAAGGTCAAGGATGGCCCAAACGGGCAGGAGGCAACCTGGTTGGTGGATGTGAAAAATGGCAAAGGATGCGTTCACAATGACACAGGTGAGAGAACTCGGGCCAGGAGTGTGTGAGGTCTGCCGGCTGTCTCCTGCAGTATTTCCTTTTAGGAATAACGATAAAGTTGAAGGACTACACaagcttttcttgtttttgtgataACATAATACCAGCAAGTCAACAAGAGTGcttctgttctccaagctattttattcatttttttcaattttgacCAACTCTTATCTCTGATCTACAGACGAGAAAGCAGATTGCACCATTTCCATGTCTGACACAGATTTGCTGGCTTTGATGACGGGGAAGATGAACCCCCAGACTGTGAGTATCCAACCTCGTTGCTTGTTTTCCAGTGTTCTGTCTGTTACCGTGGGTTACCGTGGGTTACCATGGGTTACCGTGGGTTACCGTGGGTTACCGTGGGTTACCgtgtggcgcttttccactagtacctactgcGCCGGACtcccctcgtttcttttcaatacccagatcagaagtaggaggttggagtgaagcagctgggacgtatttgattgtgtatctaaacgaagaagacaacaacactaaagatgtagaacctggaggagatgaaagatgtgctgctgggtctgtggcttgtgttccatatcaagttaaaaaatgagagtgagagaagattcaagcggcaacgctttttaaaaaaagtttgtctcggctgctgaaaagtgagctggagccgtgagcagctatgaagagacagagctcctggtagatctggtcgttccttatcaccgtctagatccctttttaattctctcctcagcaccaggtttatgaacatctgcacctcagagttggatcaccaaacagacttctgctgccgttgctagttgaataaaatgaacaagaagccgtcagagaaaaagattgattcatgctcaccttataagtaaaagttcagagctcaaaaccctgcaagagtcccgtgatcgggaccaaaacggtactagtttcttctgagcagaggaagattttggtccgcgggtcgaggtcgtcacgtgatcccgctgctccAATAGGATGCgagttactagtaaacacaatatattaatattaataacccaatattgcgctacagtttgtcacctccacgacacatatcgtgacgtttttgtatcacgaaatttcgtggcaccaTATATTTTTACACCCCTATTATTTATGGTCCATCTTAtaatttctattgttttattctctgtttctaatacagtaatcccttgttcttcgcgggggttacgttccaaaaagaacctgtgataagtgaaatccgcaacgtttttttattttattttatttttttttattttacaattattatacaaggcttcaaattcaGATCAGCGCGACCCGAGAAATctgatttgaacgggagaaaattgtctgatacaaaatgggaaccgcaaatccacgtttcagtttctggaatccagttgtttctgtgaattgcagcgatccatttgtctctctaaagcttatttttcggcagtctgtaaaacgagaacagagtacagtcgatcgcacaacagctctttcccattttagatgttttcgagtgccaaaactgaaagttt encodes:
- the scp2b gene encoding sterol carrier protein 2b isoform X1, with the translated sequence MPQIHKSRIEAMATSAGSGLEGFKAHSVFQEIQKKLQEEGEQFVKKIGGVFAFKVKDGPNGQEATWLVDVKNGKGCVHNDTDEKADCTISMSDTDLLALMTGKMNPQTAFFQGKLKITVTSLTKRGISYQPCQSNQRTRRMDNHVAN
- the scp2b gene encoding sterol carrier protein 2b isoform X2; amino-acid sequence: MPQIHKSRIEAMATSAGSGLEGFKAHSVFQEIQKKLQEEGEQFVKKIGGVFAFKVKDGPNGQEATWLVDVKNGKGCVHNDTDEKADCTISMSDTDLLALMTGKMNPQTAFFQGKLKITGNMGLAMKLQSLQLQPEKAKL